In Rhizoctonia solani chromosome 7, complete sequence, one DNA window encodes the following:
- a CDS encoding adenylate cyclase, with protein sequence MLGQWVIWLDIEEQENLITALINSQMTMWIIAIRHIAESALALDLEHTLTEMKGAISGLVIAGSTDLRIGAANFQAVVYEWRSSAGSFMMILQPFLYRSFDSYLLIPDSCRHLEMFKSPVAWLYISFLAYTRLKTVWDFVGFIGSISRGLLRWVHKYTISEDGGDGRDVGIGAEGDVVIGESQCNDSLVTPRSSRRIKKATQKDGRKVGSKDRLCAESVLEGGTCGV encoded by the coding sequence ATGCTAGGACAGTGGGTAATCTGGCTGGACATTGAAGAACAAGAAAACCTCATAACTGCATTAATCAACTCACAAATGACCATGTGGATTATCGCAATTCGACACATCGCCGAGTCTGCACTTGCTTTAGATCTAGAACACACTTTAACGGAGATGAAAGGGGCCATTTCAGGGTTGGTTATTGCCGGGAGTACCGATCTTCGAATCGGAGCCGCAAACTTTCAAGCCGTCGTCTATGAATGGCGTAGTAGCGCGGGATCTTTCATGATGATTCTTCAACCGTTTTTGTATCGCAGTTTCGATTCGTATTTATTGATTCCGGACAGTTGTCGGCATCTGGAGATGTTTAAATCGCCCGTTGCGTGGCTGTACATCTCCTTTCTCGCTTATACCCGGCTAAAAACGGTTTGGGATTTCGTTGGGTTTATTGGATCAATTTCTCGAGGCCTGCTTCGATGGGTACACAAGTACACAATTTCCGAGGATGGTGGAGATGGCAGAGACGTCGGGATAGGAGCCGAGGGAGATGTGGTTATTGGAGAATCGCAGTGTAACGATTCGTTGGTTACTCCACGCTCAAGTCGGAGGATTAAAAAAGCGACGCAAAAGGACGGTCGAAAAGTCGGTTCTAAAGATAGATTATGTGCCGAATCTGTATTAGAGGGTGGCACATGTGGCGTATAA